The following proteins come from a genomic window of Corallococcus sp. NCRR:
- a CDS encoding acetyl-CoA carboxylase biotin carboxyl carrier protein subunit — translation MGAVVTLGVFAGMVRVDRTARGPVMLQQGEWVDVPAPTAGRVVSVDVGLSEQVKAGQVLARLETASGATEVVAPMEALVGRVAVTKGAQMEAGQPVAALLNRRVLPSLHVLFTEDYRPELAPGMTLEFQMPDMPQPLEAVIEQVEGPEASLQFAKAQRRAGAYPDGAVLVRARVPSRTYERDGKKRVFIDGEWGRATVKLGTQRLLVSWFPRLRDALP, via the coding sequence GTGGGAGCGGTGGTGACGCTGGGGGTGTTCGCGGGGATGGTGCGGGTGGACCGGACGGCGCGAGGCCCGGTGATGCTCCAGCAGGGGGAATGGGTGGACGTTCCGGCCCCGACCGCGGGGCGGGTGGTGTCGGTGGACGTGGGGCTGAGCGAGCAGGTCAAGGCCGGGCAGGTGCTGGCACGGCTGGAGACGGCGTCGGGGGCGACCGAGGTGGTAGCGCCGATGGAGGCGCTGGTGGGCCGGGTGGCGGTGACGAAGGGGGCCCAGATGGAGGCCGGGCAGCCCGTGGCGGCGTTGCTGAACCGGAGGGTCCTGCCCTCACTCCACGTGCTGTTTACGGAGGACTACCGGCCGGAGCTGGCGCCGGGGATGACGCTGGAGTTCCAGATGCCGGACATGCCCCAACCGCTGGAGGCGGTCATCGAGCAGGTGGAAGGTCCGGAGGCGTCACTCCAGTTCGCGAAGGCGCAGCGGCGGGCCGGGGCGTATCCGGACGGGGCGGTGCTGGTCCGGGCGCGAGTGCCGTCACGCACCTACGAGCGTGACGGCAAGAAGCGCGTCTTCATCGACGGCGAATGGGGCCGGGCCACGGTGAAGCTGGGCACGCAGCGGCTGCTCGTCTCGTGGTTCCCGCGCCTGCGTGATGCGCTGCCGTGA
- a CDS encoding general secretion pathway protein GspE, whose translation MTPPPSVPPGPGPNRKRRLGEILMDAGLLTETQLRTALAEQRKWGGRLGLTLVQMGVVDESSMVHALSRQLAIPTVDLDTHVPVPNALQALRVDIAERYTVFPIAYDAATKTLTVATSDPTNVESLQELAFHSGQKLQVVVATASSIERAIRHHYHGEITSTAATPLSFGMDEATFELAPPQQAEAPAPPRPPTPPPVVRDVELASKVEALTQQVADLERMVAQQARVMRAMMDALEARGALTREEVQAKAR comes from the coding sequence GTGACTCCTCCCCCTTCTGTTCCCCCCGGCCCGGGCCCCAACCGCAAGCGGCGGCTGGGCGAGATCCTCATGGACGCCGGTCTGCTCACCGAAACCCAGCTGCGGACGGCGCTCGCCGAGCAGCGCAAGTGGGGCGGCCGGCTGGGCCTCACCCTGGTGCAGATGGGCGTCGTGGACGAGAGCTCCATGGTGCACGCCCTGTCCCGGCAGCTGGCCATCCCCACCGTGGACCTGGACACGCACGTCCCCGTACCGAACGCCCTCCAGGCGCTGCGCGTGGACATCGCCGAGCGCTACACCGTCTTCCCCATCGCCTACGACGCCGCCACCAAGACGCTCACCGTGGCCACTTCGGATCCGACCAACGTGGAGTCGCTCCAGGAGCTGGCCTTCCACTCCGGCCAGAAGCTCCAGGTCGTGGTGGCGACGGCGTCCTCCATCGAGCGCGCCATCCGGCACCACTACCACGGCGAAATCACCTCCACGGCCGCCACGCCGCTCTCCTTCGGCATGGACGAGGCCACCTTCGAGCTGGCCCCGCCGCAGCAGGCGGAGGCCCCCGCGCCGCCGCGCCCCCCCACGCCGCCGCCGGTGGTGCGCGACGTGGAGCTGGCGTCGAAGGTGGAGGCGCTCACGCAGCAGGTGGCGGACCTGGAGCGCATGGTGGCGCAGCAGGCGCGCGTGATGCGCGCGATGATGGACGCGCTGGAGGCCCGGGGCGCGTTGACCCGCGAGGAGGTCCAGGCGAAGGCCCGGTGA
- a CDS encoding STM4014 family protein translates to MPPFLIIGNPGNRRVTLFQEALVRAGLPPAHVVAWETVARTPDVLLELPDTERLVRIDAAGEDAAVERLFLQRGFADALAAGCDTVTPEQLDALPDEHGRVLCPRQHHLGFLRVLEDLTTRFAQRPRWRVLSSPSAIADLFDKRITSRRYADLGIPVPPFLDVAPGTTPEALRHALREADFREAFVKLSCGSSASCLAVYRPGRGQGTLLTSLHRGATGWFNSLKVRRVTDAREVDTVLAFLLREGSQVEESRPKARLGGDMFDCRVVTVRGEPVFTVVRQSRLPITNLHLGGYRGDLDALHAAVPPGEMEAAMESCRAVARAHDCLHVGIDLMFEDFFHGHRVLEANAFGDLLPGLTRDGLSVYDWEIREALR, encoded by the coding sequence ATGCCGCCGTTCCTGATCATCGGCAACCCCGGGAACAGGCGCGTCACGCTCTTCCAGGAGGCACTGGTCCGCGCCGGTCTTCCGCCCGCGCACGTGGTGGCGTGGGAGACGGTGGCCCGCACGCCTGACGTGCTCCTGGAGCTGCCCGATACGGAGCGGCTTGTCCGCATCGACGCGGCGGGAGAGGACGCGGCGGTGGAGCGCCTGTTCCTCCAGCGCGGCTTCGCGGATGCGCTCGCTGCCGGCTGCGACACCGTAACGCCTGAACAGTTGGATGCATTGCCGGATGAACACGGCCGCGTGCTCTGTCCCCGGCAGCACCACCTGGGCTTCCTGCGAGTGCTGGAGGACCTGACCACGCGGTTCGCGCAGCGCCCCCGCTGGCGCGTGCTGTCCTCGCCGAGCGCCATCGCGGACCTGTTCGACAAGCGCATCACGTCACGCCGGTACGCGGACCTGGGTATCCCCGTGCCGCCGTTCCTGGACGTGGCCCCGGGCACGACACCGGAAGCCCTGCGCCACGCCTTGCGCGAAGCGGATTTCCGCGAGGCGTTCGTGAAGCTGTCCTGCGGCTCCTCCGCGTCGTGCCTCGCCGTGTACCGGCCGGGTCGGGGGCAGGGGACGCTGCTCACCAGCCTGCATCGGGGCGCCACCGGCTGGTTCAACTCCCTCAAGGTGCGGCGGGTGACGGACGCGCGAGAGGTGGACACGGTGCTCGCCTTCCTCCTGCGCGAGGGCTCACAGGTGGAGGAGTCCCGGCCCAAGGCGCGGCTGGGCGGGGACATGTTCGACTGCCGCGTCGTCACCGTCCGCGGCGAGCCCGTCTTCACCGTGGTGCGCCAGAGCCGCCTGCCCATCACCAACCTGCACCTGGGGGGCTACCGGGGAGACCTGGACGCGCTCCACGCGGCGGTGCCTCCCGGTGAAATGGAGGCCGCGATGGAGAGCTGCCGCGCCGTGGCCCGCGCGCACGACTGCCTCCACGTGGGCATCGACCTGATGTTCGAGGACTTCTTCCACGGCCACCGCGTGCTGGAGGCGAACGCCTTCGGGG
- a CDS encoding SLC13 family permease translates to MALAIFLFTYIFIAGARLPFIKLDRPGGALLGATLMVVAGVVTPAEVFGHSADRGQQAIDMDTLVLLLGMMLLAVYLAQANFFRAAGAKALKVAHTPRLLLVAVTFVSAFLSAFLVNDTVCLFLTPLVLVVVADARLPPAPYLLAVCMGSNSGSVATFTGNPQNMLIQGASGLGYARFAAYMALPAVLSTAVVAVALLYMFRKALPTARFDTHPPPLEVDRRLLALGLGGLLGVVVAFFAGLPMSWSALAGGVLVMSLSGHEPREALERVDWVLLLFFASLFVVVHGVNKAGWAEEIRHLFAPLMAGPPWRETLGFAFLTLVASNLFSNVPFVMLARAWVPAMQEPELAWHVLALGSTLAGNLTLVGSVANLIVFEAARGKVRMGFVDYLRVGVPVTLISFAVGLGVLLAEHALF, encoded by the coding sequence GTGGCGCTCGCGATCTTCCTGTTCACGTACATCTTCATCGCCGGGGCGAGGCTGCCCTTCATCAAGCTGGACCGTCCCGGAGGCGCGCTGCTGGGCGCCACGCTGATGGTCGTCGCCGGGGTCGTCACGCCCGCGGAGGTCTTCGGCCACAGCGCGGACCGGGGCCAGCAGGCCATCGACATGGACACGCTCGTCCTGCTGCTGGGGATGATGCTGCTGGCCGTGTACCTGGCGCAGGCGAACTTCTTCCGCGCCGCCGGGGCCAAGGCCCTCAAGGTCGCGCACACGCCGCGGCTGCTCCTGGTGGCCGTGACGTTCGTGAGCGCGTTCCTGTCCGCGTTCCTCGTCAACGACACCGTGTGTCTGTTCCTCACGCCGCTGGTGCTGGTGGTGGTGGCGGACGCGCGCCTGCCGCCCGCGCCGTACCTGCTGGCGGTGTGCATGGGCAGCAACAGCGGCTCCGTGGCCACCTTCACCGGCAACCCGCAGAACATGCTGATTCAAGGCGCGTCCGGCCTGGGCTACGCGCGGTTCGCCGCGTACATGGCGCTGCCCGCGGTGCTCTCCACCGCCGTCGTCGCCGTGGCGCTGCTCTACATGTTCCGCAAGGCGCTGCCGACCGCGCGCTTCGACACGCACCCGCCCCCGCTGGAGGTGGACCGCCGGCTGCTCGCGCTGGGGCTGGGAGGCCTGCTGGGCGTGGTGGTGGCGTTCTTCGCCGGGCTGCCCATGAGCTGGAGCGCGCTCGCGGGCGGCGTGCTGGTGATGTCCCTGTCCGGGCACGAGCCGCGCGAGGCCCTGGAGCGCGTGGACTGGGTGCTGCTGCTCTTCTTCGCCAGCCTCTTCGTCGTCGTGCACGGGGTGAACAAGGCGGGCTGGGCGGAGGAGATCCGCCATCTGTTCGCCCCGCTGATGGCCGGGCCGCCCTGGCGCGAGACGCTGGGCTTCGCGTTCCTGACGCTCGTGGCGTCCAACCTCTTCAGCAACGTGCCCTTCGTGATGCTCGCGCGCGCGTGGGTGCCGGCCATGCAGGAGCCGGAGCTGGCGTGGCACGTGCTCGCGCTGGGCTCCACGCTCGCGGGCAACCTCACGCTGGTGGGCAGCGTGGCCAACCTCATCGTCTTCGAGGCCGCGCGCGGCAAGGTCCGCATGGGCTTCGTGGACTACCTGCGCGTGGGGGTGCCCGTGACGCTGATCAGCTTCGCGGTGGGGCTGGGCGTGCTGCTGGCCGAGCACGCCCTCTTCTAG
- a CDS encoding ribonuclease H-like domain-containing protein, which translates to MDLKRKLSRLTNAGPGSQARAPVNTVAVAPVVEARAQDAAAEASSPSAVVTRAHEDGAAAVTHLEEAGTTTIAEVLVQALRKRLSMDGEGEPALDVEATDGGRAPEAALENVLTARTEISDREATRAEGLVDLREEARRRFAAKRGGAVDGPADARVEALRQMLSFWAERQGTASARKAVAPVPEPRALPVEARATPHGTVHVAEQVYSPDHRHGTAPVAAALDVEARLVAGLALHPELESVDFTRMLMLDTETTGLAGGTGTVPFLVGLGWFEGRSMRVQQLFLRRMGEEAPMLRLLAERMASSSCLVTYNGKSFDWPLLRTRFVLNRVPVPKELPHLDLLHCARRVFKHRGEGARLVHLESKVLGHHRIGDVDGSQIPELYFRFLRGTDGSELVPVLEHNQKDILLLAALMGDLVRRFQSEGTEQQDPRDLLGFAQVAERAGDAARALTFAKAAAESGGPVGIEALTLASRLCRRSGDCETAVAHLQRALTFAKPGQGAVLHLSLTKLYEHSLKDLPRALYHARLAAPVELPEDHQLRMERLERRLSRQGA; encoded by the coding sequence ATGGACCTGAAGCGCAAGCTGTCCCGACTCACCAACGCGGGCCCCGGCAGTCAGGCCCGGGCGCCCGTGAACACCGTGGCGGTGGCTCCGGTGGTGGAGGCGCGCGCGCAGGACGCGGCGGCCGAGGCGAGCTCCCCGTCGGCCGTGGTGACCCGGGCGCACGAGGACGGCGCCGCGGCGGTAACGCACCTGGAAGAAGCGGGGACGACCACCATCGCGGAGGTGCTGGTCCAGGCGCTGCGCAAGCGCTTGTCGATGGACGGGGAGGGTGAGCCCGCCCTCGACGTGGAAGCGACGGACGGAGGCCGGGCGCCCGAGGCTGCGTTGGAGAACGTGCTCACCGCGCGGACGGAAATCTCCGACCGCGAGGCCACTCGGGCGGAAGGCCTCGTGGACCTGCGCGAGGAGGCGCGGCGGCGGTTCGCGGCGAAGCGGGGCGGCGCGGTGGACGGCCCCGCGGATGCACGGGTGGAAGCGCTGCGCCAGATGCTGTCGTTCTGGGCGGAGCGTCAGGGCACGGCGTCCGCTCGGAAGGCGGTGGCGCCGGTTCCCGAGCCGCGCGCATTGCCGGTGGAGGCACGGGCGACGCCGCACGGCACGGTGCACGTGGCCGAGCAGGTGTATTCGCCGGACCACCGCCACGGCACCGCGCCCGTGGCGGCGGCGCTCGACGTGGAGGCGCGGCTGGTGGCGGGGCTGGCGCTGCATCCGGAGCTGGAGTCGGTGGACTTCACGCGGATGCTGATGCTGGACACGGAGACGACGGGGCTCGCGGGCGGCACGGGCACGGTGCCATTCCTGGTGGGCCTGGGCTGGTTCGAAGGCCGCTCGATGCGTGTGCAGCAGCTCTTCCTGAGGCGCATGGGAGAAGAGGCGCCCATGCTGCGCCTGCTGGCCGAGCGCATGGCCTCGTCGTCCTGCCTCGTCACATACAACGGCAAGAGCTTCGACTGGCCACTGCTTCGCACGCGCTTCGTGCTGAACCGGGTGCCGGTGCCGAAGGAGCTGCCGCACCTGGACCTGCTGCACTGCGCGCGGCGCGTCTTCAAGCACCGGGGCGAGGGCGCGCGGCTGGTGCACCTGGAGTCCAAGGTGCTGGGGCATCACCGGATTGGGGACGTGGACGGTTCGCAGATCCCGGAGCTGTACTTCCGCTTCCTGCGAGGCACGGACGGTTCGGAGCTGGTGCCGGTGCTGGAGCACAACCAGAAGGACATCCTGCTGCTGGCGGCGTTGATGGGCGACCTCGTGCGCCGCTTCCAGTCGGAAGGCACGGAGCAGCAGGACCCCCGCGACCTGTTGGGCTTTGCGCAGGTGGCGGAGAGGGCAGGGGACGCGGCGCGGGCGCTGACGTTCGCGAAGGCCGCGGCGGAGAGCGGAGGCCCGGTGGGAATTGAAGCGCTGACGCTGGCCTCGCGCCTCTGCCGCCGCTCGGGGGACTGCGAGACGGCGGTGGCGCACTTGCAGCGGGCGCTCACGTTCGCGAAGCCCGGGCAGGGAGCGGTGCTGCACCTGTCCCTGACGAAGCTCTACGAGCACTCCCTCAAGGACCTGCCCCGGGCCCTGTACCACGCCAGGCTCGCCGCCCCCGTGGAGTTGCCCGAGGACCACCAGCTCCGCATGGAACGCCTGGAGCGCCGCCTGTCGCGTCAGGGCGCCTGA
- a CDS encoding WGR domain-containing protein encodes MPRYEFTEGSSSKFWEITLEGTTLTKRWGRIGTDGQEKVEEFDSKAEAKKAYDSQIREKEGKGYALADGGEATAESAVNPDLEAAILAKPDDVKGYLAYAEWLKGEGDPRAELILLQHSSLEAPAATRKKVAKLIEDHANELLGESLMEAVSDETLKLEWHLGFIREARLGQVDYDSSANIPDLLAELLAHPSARFLSRLTLGMANFDGENDYDETLEVLAKAKPAPPLRSLFIGDFEFPDETEISWTQVGDLKALYKVYPQLQELRVRGGEIGFGKIDLPELRSFTVETGGLHQGAVKEIVKAKWPKLESLEVWFGQENYGASGGVKDLKPLLDAEGVPALRKLALRNSEFTDELCAALPKSKILAQIEALDLSMGTMSDAGADTLAQNAKAFAHLKTLDVTQNFLTKAGQKTVANIAKSVASGNQREPYDEESRYAAVGE; translated from the coding sequence ATGCCTCGCTACGAGTTCACGGAAGGCAGCTCCAGCAAGTTCTGGGAGATCACCCTGGAGGGCACCACGCTGACCAAGCGCTGGGGCCGCATCGGCACCGACGGCCAGGAGAAGGTCGAGGAGTTCGACTCCAAGGCCGAGGCGAAGAAGGCCTACGACTCACAGATCCGCGAAAAAGAAGGCAAGGGCTACGCGCTCGCCGACGGCGGAGAGGCCACCGCCGAGTCCGCCGTCAACCCGGACCTGGAGGCCGCCATCCTCGCGAAGCCCGACGACGTGAAGGGCTATCTCGCGTACGCCGAGTGGCTCAAGGGCGAGGGAGACCCGCGCGCCGAGCTGATCCTCCTCCAGCACTCCTCGCTGGAGGCGCCCGCGGCCACGCGCAAGAAGGTGGCGAAGCTCATCGAGGACCACGCCAACGAGCTGCTGGGCGAGTCGCTGATGGAGGCCGTCTCCGACGAGACCCTCAAGCTGGAGTGGCACCTGGGCTTCATCCGCGAGGCCCGCCTGGGCCAGGTGGACTACGACTCCTCGGCGAACATCCCGGACCTGCTGGCCGAGCTGCTGGCCCACCCGTCCGCGCGGTTCCTGAGCCGGCTGACCCTGGGCATGGCCAACTTCGACGGCGAGAACGATTACGACGAAACGCTCGAAGTGCTGGCGAAGGCGAAGCCCGCGCCGCCGCTGCGCTCGCTGTTCATTGGCGACTTCGAGTTCCCGGACGAGACGGAGATCTCCTGGACGCAGGTGGGCGACCTCAAGGCGCTCTACAAGGTCTACCCCCAGCTCCAGGAGCTGCGCGTGCGCGGCGGGGAGATCGGCTTCGGGAAGATCGACCTGCCGGAGCTGCGCTCGTTCACCGTGGAGACCGGTGGCCTCCACCAGGGCGCGGTGAAGGAGATCGTGAAGGCGAAGTGGCCGAAGCTGGAGTCGCTGGAGGTCTGGTTCGGCCAGGAGAACTACGGCGCGAGCGGCGGGGTGAAGGACCTCAAGCCGCTGCTCGACGCGGAGGGCGTGCCGGCGCTGCGCAAGCTGGCGCTGCGCAACTCCGAGTTCACGGACGAGCTGTGCGCGGCGCTGCCCAAGTCGAAGATCCTCGCGCAAATCGAAGCGCTGGATCTGTCCATGGGCACGATGTCCGACGCGGGCGCGGACACGCTGGCCCAGAACGCCAAGGCCTTCGCGCACCTCAAGACGCTGGACGTCACCCAGAACTTCCTCACGAAGGCGGGCCAGAAGACCGTGGCCAACATCGCGAAGTCCGTGGCGAGCGGCAACCAGCGCGAGCCCTACGACGAAGAGTCGCGCTACGCCGCGGTGGGCGAATAG
- a CDS encoding OmpA family protein: MDSSFLKFGSLVLAGLLAPGAFAAETTREEQVRAELERQLRDMVPESPSEVQVLFAGFKPEDGYRLVETDFLLDGEPLAVPGLDELNAPGVHRLANLKVEPGEHTLVSRVTYTNGSWSLFSETNGFLWKITASVGFQTQRGLRVVVKASPSVVPNAPDPRLKLKLTHAVTAEMIQPLKDEPAVVTATPPVKPAPVDAGAPVKVAQPTPPPDAGVKPTTTVVSVTPPVERPPVAASRLRLQVTSKKPTHATAFVRGPGEPLKLTVPGKKPQDVPLSAGEYTVDLIADGFLAQTRQVVLAAGADTSLAFALVPAPKAAKAAKVQEGRIELPQPLSFEEKKPMPAKAALTGLELAVDLLVRDPKARLRVEGHTDSREVPEPARQSLSDARARAVADMLIRAGVAPSRVEAVGLGDRSPKAPNLIPRGRELNRRVELVLLRP; this comes from the coding sequence GTGGATTCCTCCTTCCTCAAATTCGGGTCCCTGGTCCTCGCCGGCCTCCTCGCCCCGGGCGCGTTCGCGGCTGAAACGACGCGCGAGGAACAGGTGCGCGCGGAGCTGGAACGCCAGCTGCGCGACATGGTCCCCGAGTCCCCCTCCGAAGTGCAGGTGCTCTTCGCGGGCTTCAAGCCAGAAGACGGCTACCGGCTCGTGGAGACCGACTTCCTCCTGGATGGTGAACCGCTCGCCGTCCCGGGGCTGGACGAGCTCAACGCGCCCGGCGTCCACCGGCTCGCGAACCTGAAGGTCGAACCCGGCGAGCACACGCTCGTCTCGCGCGTCACGTACACCAACGGCTCCTGGAGCCTGTTCAGCGAGACCAACGGCTTCCTCTGGAAGATCACCGCCTCCGTCGGCTTCCAGACCCAGCGCGGCCTGCGCGTCGTGGTGAAGGCGTCCCCCAGCGTCGTGCCCAACGCGCCGGATCCGCGCCTCAAGCTCAAGCTCACCCACGCCGTCACCGCGGAGATGATCCAGCCGCTGAAGGACGAGCCCGCCGTCGTCACCGCGACCCCGCCCGTGAAGCCCGCGCCCGTGGATGCCGGCGCCCCGGTGAAGGTCGCCCAGCCCACGCCGCCGCCGGACGCGGGCGTGAAGCCCACGACGACCGTCGTCTCCGTGACGCCGCCCGTGGAGCGCCCGCCGGTGGCCGCCAGCCGCCTGCGCCTCCAGGTGACGTCGAAGAAGCCCACCCACGCCACCGCCTTCGTGCGCGGCCCGGGCGAGCCCCTGAAGCTCACCGTGCCCGGCAAGAAGCCGCAGGACGTGCCCCTGTCCGCGGGCGAGTACACCGTGGACCTCATCGCGGATGGCTTCCTCGCGCAGACGCGCCAGGTCGTGCTGGCCGCCGGGGCGGACACGTCGCTCGCCTTCGCGCTGGTGCCCGCGCCCAAGGCCGCCAAGGCCGCCAAGGTGCAGGAGGGCCGCATCGAGCTGCCCCAGCCCCTGAGCTTCGAAGAGAAGAAGCCCATGCCCGCCAAGGCCGCGCTCACCGGGCTGGAGCTGGCGGTGGACCTGCTCGTGCGCGACCCGAAGGCCCGCCTGCGCGTCGAGGGCCACACCGACTCGCGCGAGGTCCCTGAGCCCGCGCGCCAGAGCCTCTCCGACGCCCGCGCCCGCGCCGTGGCGGACATGCTGATCCGCGCCGGCGTGGCCCCGTCCCGCGTGGAGGCCGTGGGCCTGGGCGACCGCAGCCCCAAGGCCCCCAACCTGATTCCCCGCGGCCGTGAGCTCAACCGCCGCGTGGAGCTGGTGCTGCTGCGCCCCTGA
- a CDS encoding DEAD/DEAH box helicase, whose amino-acid sequence MKPEKETEAFSGPRRTPWSGARGLDAVLQGWRTDRQVWPNIVHDAVTPARSGVFAPLPEGLSPQVRDALKRRGVEQLFSHQAEAFERARDGESLVIATPTASGKSLCYNLPLLDRFAREPEARALYLFPTKALSRDQEESLRAFMREAGLGHGAITFDGDTPGDARRAARERAGVVLTNPDMLHTGILPHHANWARLFSNLRYVVIDELHTYRGVFGSHLANVLRRLQRVARFHGASPTFILASATIGNPKAHAERMLGREVALVSESGAPSGERRVMVYNPPVVNAELGIRASYLKSAVRLTSDLVRAGVSTLLFGQSRNNVEVMLKYLRDRFVEEKLDPSLIQGYRGGYLPGTRRATEAAMRAGEVRCVVATNALELGIDIGSLDAVVCAGYPGSVAALAQRFGRAGRRGMGSLALLVTSSSPLDQYFAADPRALTGAPVEHARIDPDNVEILVQHLKCAAFELPFEEGDSFGDVPVENTTEALDFLTQHQVVHPSQAPEGGRRMFHWSSDAYPAHHVSLRSVGWDNVVVIERGTDKTLAEMDFRSAHTQLHEQAIYQHDSEQYQVELLDLENHKAFVRKVAPDYFTDAMTNVRVSVIQEDQGAPLGPSLHAGLGEVSVIEKVVGYKKIKFHTHENVGYGDVRLPEMQMHTSALWLTVPEAVVRTMDAPRPAVIDALRGLGSALRTVACVGLMSDPRDLGRTLGSKDEPDGPPRKEGGVGFDPTLFLYDNVPGGVGLAARLYDQREELLLRGRKLLESCPCEDGCPACIGPAAGGQPGSAPSGSHPRKRLALDLLAALGVAGVQ is encoded by the coding sequence ATGAAGCCCGAGAAGGAAACCGAGGCCTTCTCCGGCCCGCGCCGCACGCCGTGGTCGGGGGCTCGCGGGCTGGACGCCGTCCTCCAGGGATGGCGGACGGACCGGCAGGTGTGGCCGAACATCGTCCACGACGCAGTGACGCCTGCGCGCTCCGGCGTGTTCGCGCCGCTGCCGGAGGGGCTGTCCCCCCAGGTCCGGGACGCGCTCAAGCGCCGCGGTGTCGAGCAGCTCTTCTCCCACCAGGCCGAAGCCTTCGAGCGCGCCCGCGACGGGGAGAGCCTGGTCATCGCCACGCCCACCGCGTCCGGAAAGAGCCTCTGCTACAACCTGCCGCTGCTGGACCGCTTCGCGCGCGAGCCGGAAGCGCGCGCGCTCTACCTGTTCCCCACCAAGGCCCTGTCGCGCGACCAGGAAGAGTCGCTGCGCGCGTTCATGCGCGAGGCGGGCCTGGGCCACGGCGCCATCACCTTCGACGGTGACACGCCGGGGGACGCGCGCCGGGCGGCCCGGGAGCGCGCGGGCGTGGTGCTCACCAACCCGGACATGCTGCACACGGGCATCCTGCCGCACCACGCGAACTGGGCGCGGCTGTTCTCGAACCTGCGCTACGTCGTCATCGACGAGCTGCACACGTACCGGGGCGTCTTCGGTTCGCACCTGGCGAACGTGCTGCGGCGGTTGCAGCGGGTGGCGCGGTTCCATGGGGCTTCGCCCACGTTCATCCTGGCGTCGGCGACCATCGGCAATCCGAAGGCGCACGCGGAGCGGATGCTGGGGCGTGAAGTGGCGCTCGTGTCGGAGAGCGGGGCGCCGTCCGGTGAGCGCCGGGTGATGGTCTACAACCCGCCGGTGGTGAACGCGGAGCTGGGCATCCGCGCCAGCTATCTCAAGAGCGCTGTGCGGCTCACGTCGGACCTGGTGCGCGCGGGCGTGTCCACGCTGCTGTTCGGCCAGTCGCGCAACAACGTGGAGGTGATGCTCAAGTACCTCCGCGACCGGTTCGTGGAGGAGAAGCTGGATCCGTCGCTCATCCAGGGCTACCGGGGCGGCTATCTGCCGGGCACCCGGCGCGCGACGGAGGCCGCGATGCGCGCGGGCGAGGTGCGCTGCGTGGTGGCCACCAACGCGCTGGAGCTGGGCATCGACATCGGGTCGCTGGACGCCGTCGTGTGCGCGGGCTACCCGGGCTCGGTGGCGGCGCTGGCGCAGCGCTTCGGCCGGGCGGGCCGGCGCGGCATGGGGAGCCTGGCGCTGCTGGTGACGTCCAGCTCTCCGTTGGATCAATACTTCGCGGCGGATCCGCGCGCGCTCACGGGAGCACCGGTGGAGCACGCGCGGATTGATCCGGACAACGTGGAGATATTGGTCCAGCACCTGAAGTGCGCGGCGTTCGAGCTGCCCTTCGAGGAAGGGGACTCCTTCGGCGACGTGCCTGTGGAGAACACCACGGAGGCGCTGGATTTCCTCACGCAGCACCAGGTGGTGCACCCGTCACAGGCGCCGGAGGGCGGGCGGCGGATGTTCCACTGGTCTTCGGACGCGTATCCGGCGCACCACGTGTCCTTGCGCAGCGTGGGCTGGGACAACGTGGTGGTCATCGAGCGCGGCACGGACAAGACGCTGGCGGAGATGGACTTCCGCTCGGCGCACACGCAGCTGCACGAGCAGGCCATCTACCAGCACGACTCCGAGCAGTACCAGGTGGAGCTGCTGGACCTGGAGAACCACAAGGCCTTCGTGCGCAAGGTGGCGCCGGACTACTTCACGGACGCGATGACGAACGTGCGCGTGAGCGTCATCCAGGAGGACCAGGGCGCGCCGCTGGGGCCCTCGCTGCACGCGGGGCTGGGCGAGGTGTCCGTCATCGAGAAGGTGGTCGGCTACAAGAAGATCAAGTTCCACACGCACGAGAACGTGGGCTACGGCGACGTGCGGCTGCCGGAGATGCAGATGCACACGTCGGCGCTGTGGCTGACGGTGCCGGAGGCGGTGGTGCGAACGATGGACGCTCCGAGGCCCGCGGTCATCGACGCGCTGCGAGGCCTGGGGTCCGCGCTGCGCACGGTGGCGTGCGTGGGGTTGATGAGCGACCCGCGCGACCTGGGACGGACGCTGGGCAGCAAGGACGAGCCGGACGGTCCGCCGCGCAAGGAAGGCGGCGTGGGCTTCGATCCCACGCTGTTCCTCTACGACAACGTGCCCGGCGGCGTGGGGCTGGCGGCGCGGCTGTACGATCAGCGCGAGGAGTTGCTCCTGCGAGGGCGCAAGTTGCTGGAATCGTGCCCGTGCGAGGACGGGTGTCCGGCGTGCATCGGGCCGGCGGCGGGTGGGCAGCCGGGGAGCGCGCCGTCGGGGTCGCATCCGCGCAAGCGGCTGGCATTGGACCTGCTGGCGGCGCTCGGCGTCGCCGGGGTGCAGTGA